TAAGTTGTTTGAGATCTTCAGTGATATGGGTGTCAACCCAGTGAAGTACACTTACAATTCAATGTTGAGTTCGTTTGTGAAGAAAGGCTACTTTCACCAGGCATGGGGTATATTTAACGAAATGGGCGAGAATGTATGTCCAGCCGATATAGCCACATACAATGTGATAATTCAAGGACTCGGGAAGATGGGGAGAGCGGATCTTGCAAGTTCTGTTCTGGAAAAGCTAATGGAGCAGGGTGGCTATCTCGATATCGTAATGTACAACACCTTGATTAATGCACTGGGGAAGGCAGGTCGAATGGATGATGTAAATAAGCTTTTTGGACAGATGAGGAACAGTGGGATAAACCCAGATGTTGTCACTTTTAATACACTCATTGAAGTTCATAGCAAAGCAGGTCGGTTAAAGGATGCTtacaaattcttgaaaatgatGCTGGATTCAGGGTGTTCCCCAAATCATGTCACGGATACAACTTTGGATTTTCTAGGGAGAGAGATGGAGAAAGCGAGGTATGAAAAAGCTTCAATCATACGTGATAAAAACAGTTCTTGATTTTCCTGTGTAGATTAGTCTATCTGATTTTGTTGTGAATTAATAAGTATAAAAGTCGGTCTAATTTATTTGATCGAGTAATTTTCATGTTCTTGTATGTTCTGTTTTGACCTTCCAATACAGGAATAAGAAAGGGTAAGAGATGAGCAAGTTCAGAAATGCTCATGTTTGGCAAAACTAAGTTTAAAAAACTAGGCTCGTAGTAAATAAATCTCATATAATATACCACAAGACATACTTAATACGCTACGAATGTACTGTTGATATTCACTTTGATACATTAATAATCACTTGATACTCTTCTAATAAACACTTAATACACACTTGATATACACGTAATATACAACagattttgaatatttgttaaaggattgaaaaagtaaattatatatttattgtgaAAATATAAACTAGCACAGGTTAATGcaactcaaactaaaataatatacaactaaattacaaactataataacctaATGCTATAATAATTTacttgtgttttttttaaaattttaaaagttgataaagattaacttaattacaaaaatgtcacattgtattgtttcatttatttaaatgcCAACGAGCATATCtatttaactgtcgttaaattaaatatttttaacgttttgttatttttaatatttatgtatataaatatgagGATTAGACGTATGTAAAGTGTATCAATTGAGctagaattatatttttaacatacttacaaaatgaaaaaacatgtGAAACTTTTAAATCCCTAAATTCAAATAGTGACTAATAATGTTGGTGCCCTTATTGCTACAAGTCAAGAAATCCCtatcaaaaggaaaagatagTCAACTAGAATCCAAATTATTTCttacccttttttcttttaaaaaaaagttgattgcATTTGATTCTTTGTCTTAAGATTTAAACTTCTAATATGATATTTCACTGAATTCTCAAATTTAGCCTTTAGGTaatgtataaaagaattttaaaaaatatatataattttttgctAAGTTTCCCTGGCTGTTTACAATTTCTCTCTTAACTAAAGATTGtgttaacaaaatattgattttatttaaaatattacaaatgtcattgttactaatatacgtttgatacaccttatacataTCTAATACAccatttgatacacctgatacttcttgatacacctaatacatctaattgatacacttgatgtaCGTAATACTTTTTGATACAATTGATACCGaaacattattaatatatgtttgatacactcgatacacTGCAGATACATTTAatattcttcacttatacaatCGATTGTTTAAAgacacttgatatgcttgaagtcctacttatacacttgatatacacttgtaaacttgattcatatacttgataatgattcactttactgatatgcTTTGAACCTTAAAAAGTGggaacataaataaataatgagtaggacattaaaaagagaagagaaatgaGTTATTGAAGGgtagtttaggaataatatcaaatttaagatgaagaagtgaaaattttgccatatttgcacaattctaaaacaatgtgcTATGATTgttatatcatattcttaaAATGCTATCctatgcaatttttcttcatttttttctatcttttaaaaGACCTCtttatataaaactaatagaacttttttttttttgaaaatgtggaaatgtttaaatattttaattgtaaaaaaaaaattgagatttatccaaaagaaaataatataatttaaaataaaataaaataatttgattatcttttctattttaaatattgaatataattaaaataaaataagacaattaaattatcttttctttatcatttcCCATCTTTTACgaattagattttttataaaaaaaatactaaatgtcattcataatctttttaataattggaTTGTTGGTCTTATAAATAGACCCACACcctaattatttaacaaaagaaaggtatgAAAAACTTaattctcttctctctttctatttttttcaatcgTTTGTAGGTGTGACTCTGCCGTCAGCGATCCAACTTCTACTATAGAATAATTGGACATTTGTTGTCAGATCCACCTCCCTAGTAAGAGCAATCGGGCTTCTCGATCTGTTTCGCCGTGTGTGACAAATCCACCTCCCTAGTAAGAGCAATCgggcttcttcttcttctttactcaccaatttttttttcttttttgaaggAAAACTTGAAGATGGAACACCTCGACCTTGATTGAAGATGAAAGTACACTTGactttatcattattttgacTTGAACTTTATGATGGATCACACCAAGCTTGAAAATGGAGAAGCATATCGGTTGCAACACATGAAAGATAAAGATGATGATTTTCTCGGCTGCGACACATGGGAGAAGATGAACATGAATTCTCTCTACTACAGtgggagaaaatgaagatgaatcccCTCAGTCGTAACACATTGAAAATGAGGCAGAGGCAGAGCTTTAGCATTATAGGCATCTTCTTAGAGAGGTAGAAGTGGTGCTACACTATCGTCATCATCTCTTGCAAAGGCAGAGCTGCACTATCGTCTTCCTCTTGAAGCTGCACCATTGTCATCCTTTTGGAGAGGTGGAGTTGCAGCATTGATGAAAGTTTTCAAGCTTGAATATAAAGGAGGTGTCAAATTAAGACTTCGAGCTTGAATATGAGGAATCATCGATGAAGCCTTTGAGCTTGATTTTGAGGCTCTCTTTTTTACATGCACTCCACTTGTATGAAGTCTTGCACAAATTAGTGTACATCAATTTATTGCATTACATTATTACTAGGGATGAACATCTTGGATTTAGGGATTTCCCCCCAATTTGTTGTGATTACCTAGTAGAGATGAATATcgtttgaagaaaaaaaatcaagtcataacgttgttcaattttttttttattggcttAAGTTGCCTATGTACCATCAGCTCATATTTCCATCAGACAATTTTTTCGTAATGTGTGATGGAACATGACTGAAATCTCAtcgttcttgttttttttttttttttttcttcatgaaatgGTAATGCCTTCAAGATTGTcgaaaaaatttacaaaacacactcaaatttcatattacattgtcattgataaaatatgtataaaaatttgattcacTTTGCTATATCTAAAAATTCGTCCaacctttttttctaatttctttttaatatgtattatccaaagaaattaaagtatagcatttcttaaaataattacaaatataataatatacttttttataattcataaactattgctttatttaaaaatacaaactcAATAGGAAAGGTCACACTttttggggaaaaaaaatacaaaaacaaaaacaatttgtgaaattttaagTACCTACTgcaattaaaaacaaaaaccaaaaattgaTCCAACTTTAATTCCCCTATCTCacatatagtaaaaaaatgtaaaaaaaagaaaagaaaagagaagagaagcaATTGTTTCTATTACATTGCCTTTATGATAGCTTTCTTTATGAATTTGATGCAGAAAAGCGCTATGATTTTCATAGCAGACCGGATCTTATTATATTCACTTCTCAAAGATCGCCACCTTcacaagaaaataattcaGAATAAGTAACCACAATTACATATAATTTGGCTATTACAATTTGgctgaaaaaaacaaacatcatatgtatatatacacatatatatatataaggaaaagaaaaagaaaaaagagtaagAAGCTTACCAAGAGAGCTCTTGTTCCAAAGAACTTGACTATCAATGCGTGTGAGATGTTTATCATCAAGGCGTTTCCATGTCCTGATAGATTTAACACTTCCCCAATTTCCTTTAGCTGTTCTTTCCAAGTTAGCTACCACCACTCTAGCTCTCCTAGACCACCCAGCCTTCCCATAAGCATGGTACCCGAATCCTCCACCATAGCAAAGGTTAATCCCAGTAAACAACCCACAGAAATCATTGAGATGATCATGGCCTGTAAATACTGCTTTTACATCTCCTGCTTCAACCATGGCGGTAAAGAAACCAGAATTCACAGGAGGAGAGCTGATCTCTTCTTGTCGAACACCTGTGTAATTCGATGCATCGAAGTTTGAAAACTCTGGCAATGGTATGTGGAAGAATGTTAACCCAGGTGCTGCAGTCTTTTGAGGGAATGGCTTGTCCATGTATGCTCTCTACACCCAACAATAGAAAGTATATATGTactttatttgtaatttgaggTATTAAATGAGCAAGTCATATAAAACATTGTGGTTCCCAATGCATCATTTTTCAGTAAAAAAGTGAAACATTCGTAGAAGAGCAAAAGGCAAACATTTCACAATGCAAGACATAGTTTCTCAGAGAAACACCGCAATTTTACCCACCTAAATACTAGGGGTGTACGAGAAGCCCAACAACGCAAAAAAGCTAACCTGAATTATATGGGTTGAGTTggattgaaatattaaaaaaccaaTCGCAACAGTTTGCGGGTTCAAACACCAAAATTTCAGTTCAACCTGATTCGAACTTGCACAGTACACACCTACggttctctccctctctctcttgttGGTTCGTTCTCCTGCTCTGTTGTTTCACTCTCTCCCAACCCAAACTGCTATTCACTGCTTCTCCACCCTTTCTCTTGTGTCATTCTCCGGCAGCAATGCCTCTCTCTCATTGCTGCCTGGAATAGTGAAGTTGTGGGCCTAAAAGTGTAAGGAGGTAATAAAACATGAATCGACGTTTTTTAGTAATCAGACCAACAAACTCCTTGGAAGAAACAAGTTTCCGCTCCCCCAACATTAACTTCTTAGAACAAACACCCCTAAAAAGTTTGTCTATAATAGTAATAATCAGTTTGGCTCGGGTTAGTTCAAATAATTGTGTTTGAATCCACAAAACCGAAATGACCTgttctttaaaatttcaaccaacaaaattgttataaaccAACCCAACTTTTATAATTCAAGTTGGGTTAGTTGGGTGTTCTTTTTAACACCCCGACTCTACAAAGTATAACACATTAAGATGTCGGTCAAAAGCAGATATATGTACCTTGAGCTTGGCAGAAGTAAGCTGAAACCAAAACTGTTGAGAAGGTTTAATCCAGCTATAGCCAACAATCCTAGGAACTGTGGAGTAATCACCACTGTCAAGGAAATATAGATTTAGAACAGATTTGTTCTCAAAATCAGATCCCTTCACCCCACCTACCTCAAGATTGTAGTTCCCGAATCCATCAATTGTCTTCACTTCTGAAGGATTAACCTTAGAAAGAGTATTTTTCAACCCAATAATATGCTTCATTACTCCTTTCCTAGAAAGAGTAGATTGTTGGTCATGGTTCCCCAGAACAGCAGCCCAAGGAATGTTGGAAGCAATTGCTGGAGCAAATGCAGCATTTAATGATTTTGCAGCATCCGCTGTATCGAATCCAAAGATATTGTCCCCTAACATTTCACCAAACGGACCTTAACTATCAGCAAAACATGTTTATACCTCTTTTCACCAATACGAAATTGAATCTCCATAACATAATAACCACTCCAGAATTTAAAAacccattttcaaataaaaaaacaagataCTGATTTCAATCTCAAACATAAAGTAGAGAAAAGGCAAACAAACTAAGAACATAAATTAAATCCCACAAGACCAACAGAATAAGAGAAACAATGATTAGAAGAACGAACTACCAgtaaaaacaatgaaatcagGTTTCTCAGCAAGAATCATCCGGCGAAGAAAGGCGGTGGTGTTGAGGTCAGAGCAAGAAGAAATCTGTTGGGGAAGAACATCCTCACACGGGGTATCTTTGCCATTAGCGTAATGCATATCCGCCACTTGAAGTATCTTAAACTCCCCATCTTTCCCAAATGTCAGTCGCACCGGGTGGTTCCGTTGAACGGCGGTGGATTTGGTCGGCGGAAAagtgagagagaagagaaggatCAGAAACAGGGGAGAGAGCACGGGCATAGACATTTTTggggagaagaagaaaaggaagaaaattaaagggAAATGGGGGAATGAATTTATTGGTATGAGGAACGAAAAACCAAATTGAGATTAATGTGGAGCAATGAATTAACTATGGTGCTCCTATGTTATAGTATTGTATAGTTGTGGAAGACAGAGTGCTGGTGGAGGAGTGGGATAAGCAATAATGAGTATGAATACATTTTAACAGTATTCTTTACTTTGTAGTTTAATATTACCAAAAGTCACTCATCCATgactacttttcttttctatttttgagaACAGCCCattcctttcaatttttaaaaaagagtcTGAAGAATAGCAATAATTATCATGTCACTTCcattttgtaaattacaaaatttaaaagactgcttttccctttaaaaaaattattatttaatgcAAACATACCTTTTCAAAAGGTGCCCCACACCttcattctttattattatatatataatatactaGCCATGTGCTACAcacctttcttttctcattatataaatttctcgtactaatgatataaaataatttcctAATATGATTAGGTTTTCTAGTCCAGGACCTCTTGTCCCCAGGACCTCTTGTCCACCTGAACATACAAGTatcagttgagctaagctcatgttgactaattcttgttttttttctttttctgtaaacattaagtttttttattcaattacgCACATGTGTAATGGGCATTGAtgatttcaattgtttttattattttattagagtAAGCTTCAACTTctctccattattattattactattttaacttgtttaatatatatttttaataaccttttttttaatatatgtgtctttaataaaagttgaatttttttaaaaaaatatgtatcatTTTAGTTAAGAAATAATCCAATTAAATTAGGAAAcatgaattaataagaaaaattaaatatttaatagtgAGATAtttaatgtgtatatatatatatatatatatatatatatatatatatatatatataataataataaaaaaaaaaatacgtGAGACCCATGcgtaatatatatatgggatagctgcaaatttagcaattaaattcaaattaattaaatatatagcacaattttaaaaaatttgtaaatatagcaaaatttgtttaattctatcaatgatataagtttatcactaatagactatgttgcaaatattggtctatcactgatataccatatgaaaTTTATCAGCGATAAAAGTCTATCGGtaatagttttgctatatttacaatttttaaaaaatattgtcatatccttaattattattactgaAATAGTCATCCAGTgtaatttctatatatatatatatatatatataacaagaaAAGGAGTGAGACCCATGTTGATCTATAAATTTACccaaattctatttttatattagt
This DNA window, taken from Cucumis sativus cultivar 9930 chromosome 6, Cucumber_9930_V3, whole genome shotgun sequence, encodes the following:
- the LOC101214155 gene encoding probable inactive purple acid phosphatase 29, which translates into the protein MSMPVLSPLFLILLFSLTFPPTKSTAVQRNHPVRLTFGKDGEFKILQVADMHYANGKDTPCEDVLPQQISSCSDLNTTAFLRRMILAEKPDFIVFTGDNIFGFDTADAAKSLNAAFAPAIASNIPWAAVLGNHDQQSTLSRKGVMKHIIGLKNTLSKVNPSEVKTIDGFGNYNLEVGGVKGSDFENKSVLNLYFLDSGDYSTVPRIVGYSWIKPSQQFWFQLTSAKLKRAYMDKPFPQKTAAPGLTFFHIPLPEFSNFDASNYTGVRQEEISSPPVNSGFFTAMVEAGDVKAVFTGHDHLNDFCGLFTGINLCYGGGFGYHAYGKAGWSRRARVVVANLERTAKGNWGSVKSIRTWKRLDDKHLTRIDSQVLWNKSSLGGDL